Proteins from one Flammeovirgaceae bacterium genomic window:
- a CDS encoding ATP-binding protein yields MASTPSQDIKKIAIIGPECTGKSELSEYLAQHFGTVWVSEYARAYLDNLNAPYSESDLLKIAHGQVRLEEEWMPEANRVLICDTNLLVIKVWSNFKYGRCSGEILQLINSRAYDLYLLTYIDIPWQEDPLREHPDKREELWGIYKKELAQQGTPFVEIKGERAARRATAIKAIEGLLTEG; encoded by the coding sequence ATGGCAAGCACACCTTCGCAAGACATTAAAAAAATCGCCATTATCGGCCCCGAGTGCACGGGCAAATCGGAATTGTCCGAATACCTGGCCCAACACTTCGGCACCGTGTGGGTTTCAGAGTATGCACGGGCCTACCTGGATAATTTGAACGCCCCCTACTCGGAAAGCGATTTGTTGAAAATCGCCCATGGCCAGGTGCGGCTGGAGGAAGAATGGATGCCGGAAGCCAACCGGGTATTGATCTGCGACACCAATCTGTTGGTGATAAAAGTCTGGAGCAACTTCAAGTACGGGCGTTGCAGTGGGGAAATCCTTCAATTGATCAACTCCAGGGCCTACGACCTGTACCTGCTGACCTACATAGACATACCCTGGCAGGAAGACCCGTTGCGCGAGCACCCGGACAAAAGGGAAGAGTTGTGGGGAATTTACAAAAAGGAGTTGGCACAACAGGGAACCCCATTTGTGGAAATCAAAGGGGAACGGGCTGCGCGGAGGGCTACGGCCATTAAAGCAATTGAAGGCTTATTGACGGAAGGATGA
- the trxA gene encoding thioredoxin, producing the protein MAGKKTFNDLIQDEKPVLVDFFAEWCGPCKMMAPVLQDFSKEMGDKVRVIKVDVDKNQNAALAYQIQGVPTFILFQKGKILWRQSGMVTAHQLKSITSQYLPR; encoded by the coding sequence ATGGCCGGTAAAAAGACCTTTAATGATTTGATCCAGGACGAAAAGCCTGTGCTGGTGGATTTTTTTGCGGAATGGTGCGGGCCGTGCAAGATGATGGCGCCCGTGCTTCAGGATTTTTCCAAAGAAATGGGGGACAAGGTCAGGGTCATTAAGGTGGATGTTGACAAAAACCAGAACGCGGCCCTGGCCTATCAAATCCAGGGCGTGCCTACCTTCATCCTATTTCAGAAGGGGAAAATCCTTTGGAGGCAGTCCGGGATGGTCACCGCCCATCAATTGAAATCCATAACCTCCCAATATTTGCCCCGGTAA
- a CDS encoding FAD-dependent oxidoreductase, whose amino-acid sequence MKRRKLLKQLGFGLSGGLLLPQLLASCSEDDPGPEVPYDGDVVVIGAGAAGLYTADILKAKGIKVAILEAGNQIGGRVRSLRNQQDLINLSVADFPVELGAEVIYGSDSIWGTNLKNFSVNAIGIDEVSTDRYVLDNIAKLAEDWNVDGDFVNAQNFVESLQSFSGSGVTVEQAASGLPARVKALVNSQIGNLYGSSNTTLGMAGVSEALQARTHDGARLALKTNPMQDFLIFRFDQVRDLVQLNTQVTAIDATGEKVVVTDANGNQLETSKVVVTVPLAILKKNVISFSPGLPAPMVSAMGRIGMDHSIRVVIDFKKNFWGGTTGFIWGGTSFPNCFSAGVGRSEFNQTLSITINGPKAVELSAQGPDMVNTILAELDAIYARQATQFVRRDLNTNEVLSVIQDWGKDEFIQGGYSYPMASATGEDREALGAPIGGKVFFAGEATDTSGDAGTINGALASAERVAEELIKSITG is encoded by the coding sequence GTGAAGAGAAGAAAACTACTCAAGCAACTGGGCTTTGGCCTTTCTGGCGGATTGTTGCTGCCGCAATTGCTGGCTTCGTGCAGCGAGGATGATCCGGGCCCGGAGGTGCCCTATGACGGTGACGTGGTGGTGATCGGTGCCGGTGCCGCAGGGTTGTACACGGCTGACATCCTTAAGGCCAAGGGCATAAAGGTTGCCATTTTGGAGGCTGGCAACCAAATCGGGGGCAGGGTGCGTTCCCTTCGCAACCAACAGGATTTGATCAACTTGTCGGTGGCGGATTTTCCGGTGGAGTTGGGCGCAGAGGTCATCTATGGTTCCGATTCGATATGGGGCACCAACCTTAAAAACTTCTCGGTCAATGCCATCGGTATTGACGAGGTCTCCACGGACCGGTATGTTTTGGACAATATTGCAAAGCTGGCCGAAGACTGGAATGTAGATGGCGACTTTGTGAATGCGCAAAATTTTGTTGAAAGCCTTCAAAGCTTTTCGGGATCAGGAGTAACAGTGGAGCAGGCAGCAAGTGGCTTGCCCGCCCGGGTAAAAGCCCTGGTCAATTCACAAATTGGGAATTTGTATGGCTCTTCCAACACTACCCTGGGTATGGCTGGCGTATCGGAGGCATTGCAAGCCAGAACACATGATGGTGCTCGATTGGCCTTAAAGACCAACCCCATGCAGGATTTCCTTATTTTCAGGTTTGACCAGGTGAGGGATTTGGTCCAGCTCAATACCCAGGTAACCGCCATTGATGCCACCGGGGAAAAGGTTGTGGTCACGGACGCCAATGGCAACCAATTGGAAACCAGTAAAGTGGTGGTGACCGTGCCGCTGGCCATCTTGAAGAAAAACGTGATTTCGTTCAGCCCCGGGCTGCCCGCGCCCATGGTTTCGGCCATGGGCAGGATAGGCATGGACCACTCCATTCGTGTGGTGATCGATTTCAAGAAGAATTTCTGGGGCGGCACGACAGGGTTTATCTGGGGCGGCACCTCTTTCCCAAATTGCTTCAGTGCCGGGGTGGGCAGGAGCGAATTCAACCAAACCTTGTCCATTACCATCAATGGGCCAAAAGCCGTTGAGCTATCTGCACAAGGGCCGGACATGGTAAACACGATTTTGGCCGAATTGGACGCCATCTACGCTAGGCAGGCCACGCAGTTTGTGAGGAGGGACCTCAACACCAACGAAGTGCTGTCCGTGATACAGGACTGGGGGAAAGACGAGTTTATTCAAGGAGGCTATTCTTATCCGATGGCTTCCGCCACCGGGGAAGACCGCGAAGCATTGGGGGCGCCCATTGGCGGCAAAGTGTTTTTTGCAGGGGAGGCCACCGACACCAGTGGCGATGCAGGGACCATTAATGGTGCATTGGCTTCGGCCGAACGGGTGGCCGAGGAATTGATAAAATCAATAACGGGCTGA